ACACAGGAAACTTCCCCCATATGAAAAGAGAAACTCGACGGATTGTCAGATAATTCGAACGGTGGATCAACCGCTGGCCGCAGCGGAGAGCGAGCCGGATAGTGTACGTAGCACCTGAGGTTGAAATCGCGGGTCCCCGGCATGACGTCGACCCTGCAGGCGCACAGTCAACAAGCCGAGCAGCAGTCCGGCACCCGCCGCGACGATGATCCAGGGCTCCGCCAGGCTCAGCGCCTGCGCCAACAGAGCAAACAGGAAGAGTCCAGCAAGGGGAACGAGATAGACCCAAATAGATCCCGACACAACGGCTTGCTCGGGAATGCCGATGACGACTTCTTCGCCGATCTGGTGACTGCGGTCGGTCAAGACACGGACGAAACCCTGGCGCGACCGCGAAGCAACTTTGTGAAGCAGCGCCTGACCACAACCGGCCCGCGCCTGACAACTTCCACAGGTGCTACGCCGCACGGTTTCCACCCAGACAGCTCCGGGCTCGACGCTCAGAATCCGGCCTTGTTCTTCGATCATTGTTGCGCTTCGGTGTGCATCGGCAACAGGGAAGCGATAACACGCTCAGCAGTCGCAGACGGTATTTCACCCACCAGGGTCGCAAGGACGGTTTCTTCAGGCATGGTCAGCTTGCGGCTGACCGCCACGGTAGGACCGATTTGCGCGCGTACGTCCTCTGCCCG
The nucleotide sequence above comes from Halopseudomonas xinjiangensis. Encoded proteins:
- a CDS encoding SoxR reducing system RseC family protein — its product is MIEEQGRILSVEPGAVWVETVRRSTCGSCQARAGCGQALLHKVASRSRQGFVRVLTDRSHQIGEEVVIGIPEQAVVSGSIWVYLVPLAGLFLFALLAQALSLAEPWIIVAAGAGLLLGLLTVRLQGRRHAGDPRFQPQVLRTLSGSLSAAASG